Proteins encoded in a region of the Mycolicibacterium duvalii genome:
- a CDS encoding SDR family NAD(P)-dependent oxidoreductase, which produces MEGFAGKVAVVTGAGSGIGAALAVALGRAGASVAICDVDTEGLAATEAQLKALGVNVKSDRLDVTERAAFEAYADEVVKHFGKVNQIYNNAGIAYTGDIEVTEFKDLERVFDVDYWGVVNGSKIFLPHLIASGDGHIVNISSVFGLLGMPGQAPYCAAKFAVRGFTEALAQEMALTGHPVKVTCVHPGGIKTAIARNATAAEGLDPKELAHEFDTQMARTTPDEAARVILEGVRRNKRRVLIGNDARAFEAVTRITGSGIQRMLPKILARANHRPRR; this is translated from the coding sequence ATGGAAGGCTTCGCCGGCAAAGTGGCCGTCGTGACGGGCGCCGGTTCGGGGATCGGGGCGGCGCTGGCCGTCGCACTCGGCCGCGCGGGCGCGTCGGTGGCGATCTGCGACGTCGACACCGAGGGGCTCGCTGCCACCGAGGCTCAGCTCAAAGCCCTTGGCGTCAACGTCAAATCCGACCGGCTGGACGTGACCGAACGCGCGGCGTTCGAGGCCTACGCCGACGAGGTCGTCAAGCACTTCGGCAAGGTCAACCAGATCTACAACAACGCCGGCATCGCCTACACCGGTGACATCGAGGTCACCGAGTTCAAAGATCTCGAGCGGGTCTTCGACGTCGACTACTGGGGCGTGGTCAACGGCTCCAAGATCTTCCTGCCGCACCTGATCGCGTCCGGGGACGGCCACATCGTCAACATCTCCAGTGTGTTCGGGTTGCTCGGCATGCCGGGCCAGGCGCCGTACTGCGCCGCGAAGTTCGCGGTCCGCGGGTTCACCGAGGCGCTCGCCCAGGAGATGGCGTTGACCGGTCACCCGGTCAAGGTGACCTGTGTGCACCCCGGCGGCATCAAGACCGCCATCGCCCGCAACGCCACCGCCGCCGAGGGACTGGACCCGAAGGAACTCGCCCACGAGTTCGACACGCAGATGGCCAGGACCACCCCGGACGAGGCCGCGCGCGTCATCCTCGAGGGCGTGCGCCGCAACAAGCGGCGCGTGCTGATCGGCAACGACGCGCGGGCGTTCGAAGCCGTCACCCGGATCACCGGATCGGGCATCCAGCGCATGCTGCCCAAGATCCTGGCCCGCGCCAACCACCGTCCGCGGCGGTGA
- a CDS encoding suppressor of fused domain protein: protein MTADILEAVRAHLGAHFAVGDDTAPDEASVTFLGAERMAILRFADPGSTVAHYVSLGCSRHPMVDPGEFVTDPVRGPRAEIVVTLRGPSPLGLARSVAIVAAAPAVEGLVLEPDALIDLETPVWQDAPFTAFLLGRSDIDDVALPDPLSPVAVLAAVPITPTEAAWVRLKGADAMREAWEQDGVDVADPHRRAASPA from the coding sequence GTGACCGCAGACATCCTGGAGGCGGTCCGCGCTCACCTGGGGGCGCATTTCGCCGTGGGCGATGACACTGCGCCCGATGAAGCCAGCGTCACCTTCCTGGGGGCCGAGCGGATGGCCATCCTGCGCTTCGCCGACCCCGGTTCGACTGTGGCGCATTATGTCTCGCTCGGATGCAGCCGTCATCCGATGGTGGATCCGGGCGAGTTCGTCACCGACCCGGTCCGTGGACCGCGGGCCGAGATCGTCGTCACGCTGCGCGGCCCGTCGCCGCTGGGATTGGCGCGGTCCGTCGCGATCGTCGCGGCCGCGCCGGCGGTGGAGGGGCTGGTTCTCGAGCCGGACGCGCTGATCGACCTGGAGACCCCGGTCTGGCAGGATGCGCCGTTCACCGCTTTCCTGTTGGGGCGCAGCGATATCGACGATGTCGCGCTGCCCGATCCGCTGTCACCGGTGGCAGTGCTCGCCGCGGTCCCGATCACCCCGACCGAGGCGGCGTGGGTGCGGCTCAAGGGTGCCGACGCGATGCGGGAGGCGTGGGAGCAGGACGGGGTGGACGTGGCAGATCCCCACCGTAGAGCGGCGAGTCCGGCCTGA
- a CDS encoding glycine betaine ABC transporter substrate-binding protein, which yields MAGRRRAWRWIAALIATVALAGCGGAPPPPSIPVAATADSEAQLVAHLYVAALRYYGHPAHVQTADDPLKQLDSGEATVAPGFTGELLERFDPTATVRAAAQVYRKLLSTLPEGIAAGDYTTAAEDKPAIAVTEQTADAWAGRDLRTFARRCAEVTVGAVSDVRTPARVGTCRVPGGPRFGEASALFAALESAQVQAAWTTTAAPGVPSDVVVLADDHSLIRAENLVPLYRRNELSETQVLALNEIAGVLDTGSLADMRRQVAEGTDPGLVADGWLQAHPLGVGS from the coding sequence ATCGCGGGGCGGCGACGAGCGTGGCGGTGGATCGCCGCGCTGATCGCGACGGTTGCGCTGGCTGGATGCGGCGGAGCGCCGCCCCCGCCCTCGATCCCGGTGGCCGCCACGGCGGATTCCGAAGCGCAGCTCGTGGCACACCTGTATGTCGCGGCGTTGCGCTATTACGGCCACCCCGCACACGTGCAGACCGCCGATGATCCGTTGAAGCAGTTGGATTCCGGGGAGGCGACGGTGGCACCGGGTTTCACCGGCGAACTGCTGGAACGGTTCGATCCCACCGCGACGGTGCGCGCCGCCGCCCAGGTGTACCGAAAGTTGTTGTCGACGCTGCCCGAAGGCATTGCCGCGGGCGACTACACCACCGCCGCGGAGGACAAGCCGGCGATCGCGGTCACCGAGCAGACTGCCGACGCCTGGGCCGGGCGTGATCTCCGGACGTTCGCGCGCCGCTGCGCGGAGGTGACCGTCGGCGCCGTCTCCGATGTGCGCACGCCGGCGCGGGTCGGTACCTGCAGGGTGCCCGGGGGGCCGCGTTTCGGCGAGGCCTCAGCGCTGTTCGCCGCACTGGAGTCCGCGCAGGTGCAGGCCGCGTGGACCACGACGGCGGCTCCGGGGGTCCCGTCGGACGTGGTGGTGCTCGCCGACGATCACTCGCTGATCCGGGCCGAGAACCTGGTGCCGCTGTACCGGCGCAACGAGTTGAGCGAGACCCAGGTGCTCGCGCTCAACGAGATCGCCGGCGTGCTGGACACCGGGTCGCTGGCCGACATGCGGCGGCAGGTCGCCGAGGGCACCGATCCCGGCCTGGTGGCCGACGGATGGCTGCAGGCCCATCCGCTCGGGGTGGGCAGCTAG
- a CDS encoding SDR family NAD(P)-dependent oxidoreductase encodes MQGFAGKVAVVTGAGSGIGQALAIELGRSGAHVAISDIDAEGLAATEDRLKAIGAQVKTDRLNVTEREAFEVYADAVAEHFGKVNQIYNNAGIAYVGDVEVTPFKDIERVIDVDFWGVVNGTKAFLPHLIASGDGHVINVSSLFGIFSVPGQAAYNSAKFAVRGFTESLYQEMAISGQPVAVTSVHPGGIKTAIMRNSTAADGVDRENLTTFFDKRLTMTTPEKAAKEILDGVRKKKARVLVGPDAKVLDFLVRLSGARYQTLFSSAISRFLPPVH; translated from the coding sequence ATGCAGGGCTTCGCCGGAAAGGTGGCCGTCGTGACCGGGGCCGGTTCAGGCATCGGTCAGGCGCTGGCGATAGAGCTGGGCCGCTCGGGCGCCCACGTGGCGATCAGCGACATCGACGCCGAAGGGCTGGCCGCGACCGAGGACCGGCTCAAGGCCATCGGGGCGCAGGTCAAGACCGACCGGCTCAACGTGACCGAGCGTGAGGCGTTCGAGGTGTACGCCGACGCGGTGGCCGAGCACTTCGGCAAGGTCAACCAGATCTACAACAACGCCGGCATCGCCTACGTGGGCGATGTCGAGGTGACCCCGTTCAAGGACATCGAACGCGTCATCGACGTCGACTTCTGGGGCGTGGTCAACGGCACCAAGGCGTTCCTGCCCCACCTCATCGCGTCCGGCGACGGCCACGTGATCAACGTGTCGAGTCTGTTCGGCATCTTCTCGGTGCCGGGCCAGGCCGCGTACAACTCGGCGAAGTTCGCGGTGCGCGGCTTCACCGAGTCGCTCTATCAGGAGATGGCGATCAGCGGCCAGCCCGTCGCGGTGACCAGCGTGCACCCCGGCGGCATCAAGACCGCCATCATGCGCAACTCGACCGCCGCCGACGGCGTCGACCGGGAGAATCTGACCACGTTCTTCGACAAGCGGCTGACGATGACGACGCCGGAGAAGGCCGCCAAGGAGATCCTCGACGGGGTCCGCAAGAAGAAGGCCCGCGTGCTCGTCGGCCCGGACGCCAAGGTGCTCGACTTCCTCGTCCGGCTGTCGGGCGCGAGGTACCAGACGCTGTTCTCCAGTGCGATCTCGCGGTTCCTGCCCCCGGTGCACTGA
- a CDS encoding MerR family transcriptional regulator — MDELTVGEVAQRFGITVRTLHHYDAIGLLTPSRRAASGYRVYTSADLTRLSQVIVYRRLELSLDEIARLLDEGDEVSHLMRQRERVMSRIDELTGLVEAIDQALEKIMANTPMTDDDMRELFGDDFDDYQAEAEQKFGETDEWKESQRRAKTYGKDEWVRIKAEGEAVEKALSDAFRAGLPADSDEAMNAAEQHRLHVNRWFYDCPPAFHRNLGDMYVSDPRYVATYDESFGLPGLAAYCRAAIHANADRADR, encoded by the coding sequence GTGGACGAACTCACCGTGGGCGAAGTCGCGCAGCGATTCGGCATCACGGTCCGCACGTTGCACCACTACGACGCCATCGGGTTGCTGACCCCGAGCCGGCGGGCCGCTTCGGGGTACCGGGTGTACACGTCGGCCGATCTGACGCGGTTGTCTCAGGTCATCGTGTACCGCCGACTCGAGCTGTCTCTCGACGAGATCGCGCGCCTGCTCGACGAAGGCGACGAGGTCAGCCACCTGATGCGCCAGCGTGAACGCGTCATGTCCCGGATCGACGAGCTCACTGGTCTCGTCGAGGCAATCGATCAGGCATTGGAGAAAATCATGGCGAACACCCCCATGACCGACGACGACATGCGCGAACTGTTCGGCGACGACTTCGACGACTACCAGGCGGAGGCCGAGCAGAAGTTCGGCGAGACCGACGAGTGGAAGGAGTCGCAGCGCCGGGCGAAGACGTACGGCAAGGACGAGTGGGTCCGCATCAAGGCCGAGGGCGAAGCCGTGGAGAAGGCCCTCTCCGATGCGTTCCGCGCAGGGCTGCCGGCCGACTCGGACGAGGCGATGAACGCCGCAGAGCAGCACCGCCTGCACGTGAACCGCTGGTTTTACGATTGTCCGCCGGCTTTCCACCGCAATCTGGGTGACATGTACGTCAGCGACCCGAGGTACGTCGCCACCTACGACGAGTCATTCGGGCTGCCGGGTTTGGCCGCCTACTGCCGCGCGGCGATCCACGCCAACGCCGATCGGGCCGATCGGTGA
- a CDS encoding multifunctional oxoglutarate decarboxylase/oxoglutarate dehydrogenase thiamine pyrophosphate-binding subunit/dihydrolipoyllysine-residue succinyltransferase subunit, translating into MYRKFREDPSSVDPSWHEFLVDYNPEPTTGGATTGNGRSSAPSAPPEPAPAPPPKSSGSNGSSAQDAKKATAEPARSETSEKVKGTADKKPAAKTSPPSKSPDKAPEKSDKSDKKPAAQTSADSDADGDETTVLRGAAAAVVKNMNASRDVPTATSVRAIPAKAMIDNRIVINNHLKRTRGGKISFTHLLGYAIVQAVKKFPNMNRHYAEVDGKPNAVTPAHTNLGLAIDLQGKDGKRSLVVAAIKKCETMRFGQFIAAYEDIVRRARDGKLTAEDFGGVTISLTNPGTIGTVHSVPRLMQGQGAIIGAGAMEYPAEFQGASEERIAELGVGKLMTLTSTYDHRIIQGAESGDFLRTIHQLLLDDEFYDEIFRELGIPYEPVRWRIDNPDSIEDKNARVIELIAAYRNRGHLMADIDPLRLDNTRFRSHPDLDVNTHGLTLWDLDREFKVNGFAGAQYKKLRDILGLLRDAYCRHIGVEYTHILEPEQQQWLQDRVEIKHEKPTVAQQKYILSKLNAAEAFETFLQTKYVGQKRFSLEGAETVIPMMDAAIDQCAEHALDEVVIGMPHRGRLNVLANIVGKPYKQIFTEFEGNLNPSQAHGSGDVKYHLGANGTYIQMFGDNDISVSLVANPSHLEAVDPVLEGLVRAKQDLIEDGDTDAEESGDFPVVPMMLHGDAAFAGQGVVAETLNLALLRGYRTGGTIHIIVNNQIGFTTSPTDSRSSEYCTDVAKMIGAPIFHVNGDDPEACVWVAKLAVDFRQKFKKDVVIDMLCYRRRGHNEGDDPSMTQPTMYDVIDTKRGVRKTYTEALIGRGDISMKEAEDALRDYQGQLENVFNEVRELEKHAIGPSSSVESDQMVPAGMKTAVEKALLQRIGDAHLSFPEDFSVHPRVKPVLEKRREMAYEGKVDWAFAELLALGSFLAEGRTIRLTGQDTRRGTFTQRHSVIIDRKTGVEFTPLQLLTTDADGNPTGGKFMVYDSALSEFAAVGFEYGYSVGNPDALVLWEAQFGDFVNGAQSIIDEFISSGEAKWGQLSDVVLLLPHGHEGQGPDHTSGRIERFLQLWAEGSMTIAVPSTPANYFHLLRRHGLDGIHRPLIVFTPKSMLRNKAAVSDLTEFTENKFRSVIEEPTYTDGTGDRSKVSRVLLTSGKLYYELAARKKKDERDDVAIVRLEQLAPLPRRRLAETIDRYPNADERFWVQEEPANQGAWPTLGLTLPEVLPDHFTGIKRISRRAMSAPSSGSSKVHAVEQQEIIDEAFA; encoded by the coding sequence ATGTATCGCAAGTTCCGCGAGGATCCCTCTTCGGTGGACCCGAGTTGGCACGAGTTCCTCGTCGACTACAACCCGGAGCCCACCACCGGCGGTGCGACCACCGGCAACGGCAGGTCGTCGGCGCCCAGCGCACCCCCGGAACCCGCACCGGCGCCGCCGCCCAAGTCCTCGGGCAGCAACGGCAGCTCCGCGCAGGACGCGAAGAAGGCCACCGCTGAGCCAGCCAGGTCCGAGACGTCCGAGAAGGTCAAGGGCACCGCCGACAAGAAGCCGGCGGCGAAGACGTCCCCGCCGTCGAAATCGCCGGACAAGGCCCCGGAAAAGAGCGACAAGAGCGACAAGAAGCCTGCGGCGCAGACGAGCGCCGACTCCGACGCCGACGGTGACGAGACCACCGTGCTGCGCGGCGCCGCCGCGGCCGTGGTGAAGAACATGAACGCGTCGCGCGACGTGCCGACGGCCACCAGCGTGCGCGCCATCCCGGCCAAGGCGATGATCGACAACCGCATCGTCATCAACAACCACCTCAAGCGCACCCGCGGCGGCAAGATCTCGTTCACCCACCTGCTCGGCTACGCGATCGTGCAAGCGGTCAAGAAGTTCCCGAACATGAACCGGCACTACGCCGAGGTCGACGGCAAGCCGAACGCGGTCACCCCGGCCCACACCAACCTGGGCCTGGCCATCGATCTGCAGGGCAAGGACGGGAAGCGGTCGCTGGTCGTTGCGGCCATCAAGAAGTGCGAGACCATGCGCTTCGGACAGTTCATCGCCGCCTACGAGGACATCGTGCGGCGGGCGCGGGACGGCAAGCTGACCGCCGAAGATTTTGGCGGCGTGACGATTTCGCTGACCAACCCCGGCACCATCGGCACCGTGCACTCGGTGCCGCGACTGATGCAGGGCCAGGGCGCGATCATCGGCGCCGGAGCCATGGAGTACCCGGCGGAGTTCCAGGGCGCCAGCGAGGAGCGCATCGCCGAGCTCGGCGTCGGCAAGTTGATGACGCTGACGTCCACCTACGACCACCGCATCATCCAGGGCGCGGAGTCCGGCGACTTCCTGCGCACCATCCACCAGCTACTGCTCGACGACGAGTTCTACGACGAGATCTTCCGCGAGCTCGGGATCCCCTACGAACCGGTGCGCTGGCGGATCGACAACCCGGACTCCATCGAGGACAAGAACGCCCGCGTCATCGAGCTGATCGCGGCGTACCGCAACCGCGGTCACCTGATGGCCGACATCGACCCGCTGCGGCTGGACAACACCCGCTTCCGCAGCCACCCCGACCTCGACGTCAACACCCACGGCCTGACGCTGTGGGACCTCGACCGGGAATTCAAGGTCAACGGCTTCGCCGGGGCGCAGTACAAGAAGCTGCGCGACATCCTCGGCCTGCTGCGCGACGCGTACTGCCGGCACATCGGCGTGGAGTACACCCACATCCTCGAGCCCGAGCAGCAGCAATGGCTGCAGGACCGTGTTGAGATCAAGCACGAGAAGCCGACCGTCGCCCAGCAGAAGTACATCCTGAGCAAGCTGAACGCCGCCGAAGCCTTCGAGACCTTCTTGCAGACGAAATACGTTGGGCAGAAACGGTTCTCGCTGGAGGGCGCGGAGACGGTCATCCCGATGATGGATGCCGCGATCGACCAGTGCGCCGAGCACGCCCTCGACGAGGTCGTCATCGGGATGCCCCACCGCGGCCGCCTCAACGTACTGGCCAACATCGTCGGCAAGCCGTACAAGCAGATCTTCACCGAGTTCGAGGGCAACCTGAACCCGTCGCAGGCCCACGGTTCCGGCGACGTGAAGTACCACCTCGGCGCCAACGGCACCTACATCCAGATGTTCGGTGACAACGACATCTCGGTGTCGCTGGTGGCCAATCCCAGCCACCTGGAAGCGGTGGACCCGGTGCTGGAGGGCCTGGTGCGCGCCAAGCAGGACCTCATCGAGGACGGCGACACCGACGCCGAGGAGTCCGGCGACTTCCCGGTCGTGCCGATGATGCTGCACGGCGACGCGGCCTTCGCCGGTCAGGGTGTGGTGGCCGAGACGCTGAACCTGGCGCTGCTGCGCGGTTACCGCACCGGCGGCACCATCCACATCATCGTCAACAACCAGATCGGGTTCACCACGTCACCGACCGACTCGCGGTCCTCGGAGTACTGCACCGACGTCGCGAAGATGATCGGCGCGCCGATCTTCCACGTCAACGGCGACGACCCCGAGGCCTGCGTCTGGGTGGCCAAACTGGCCGTCGACTTCCGGCAGAAGTTCAAGAAGGACGTCGTCATCGACATGCTCTGCTACCGCAGGCGGGGCCACAACGAGGGCGACGACCCCTCGATGACCCAGCCGACGATGTACGACGTCATCGACACCAAACGCGGCGTCCGCAAGACCTACACCGAAGCGCTGATCGGCCGCGGCGACATCTCCATGAAGGAAGCCGAAGACGCGCTGCGCGACTACCAGGGGCAGCTCGAGAACGTCTTCAACGAGGTGCGCGAGCTGGAGAAGCACGCGATCGGGCCGAGCAGTTCGGTGGAGTCCGACCAGATGGTGCCGGCCGGCATGAAGACCGCGGTGGAGAAGGCGCTACTGCAGCGCATCGGCGATGCCCATCTGTCCTTCCCGGAGGACTTCAGCGTGCACCCGCGGGTCAAACCGGTGCTCGAGAAGCGCCGCGAGATGGCCTACGAGGGCAAGGTGGACTGGGCCTTCGCCGAGCTGCTGGCCCTGGGCTCGTTCCTGGCCGAGGGCCGCACCATCCGGCTGACCGGTCAGGACACCCGCCGCGGCACGTTCACCCAGCGGCACTCGGTGATCATCGACCGCAAGACCGGCGTCGAGTTCACACCGCTGCAGCTGCTCACCACCGACGCCGACGGCAACCCGACCGGCGGCAAGTTCATGGTGTACGACTCGGCGCTGTCGGAGTTCGCGGCGGTGGGCTTCGAGTACGGCTACTCGGTGGGCAACCCCGACGCGCTGGTGCTGTGGGAGGCCCAGTTCGGCGACTTCGTCAACGGGGCGCAGTCGATCATCGACGAGTTCATCAGCTCCGGCGAAGCCAAGTGGGGCCAGCTCTCCGACGTGGTTCTGCTCCTGCCGCACGGTCACGAGGGCCAGGGTCCCGACCACACCTCGGGCCGTATCGAGCGATTCCTGCAGCTGTGGGCCGAGGGTTCGATGACGATCGCGGTGCCCTCCACGCCGGCCAACTACTTCCACCTGCTGCGCCGGCATGGGCTCGACGGCATCCACCGGCCGTTGATCGTGTTCACGCCGAAATCGATGCTGCGCAACAAGGCCGCGGTCAGCGATCTGACGGAGTTCACCGAGAACAAGTTCCGCTCGGTGATCGAGGAGCCCACCTACACCGACGGCACCGGGGACCGGTCGAAGGTGTCGCGGGTGCTGCTGACCAGCGGCAAGCTGTACTACGAGCTGGCCGCGCGCAAGAAGAAGGACGAGCGCGACGACGTCGCGATCGTGCGACTCGAGCAGTTGGCCCCGCTGCCCAGACGCCGGTTGGCCGAAACCATCGACCGCTACCCCAACGCCGACGAGCGGTTCTGGGTGCAGGAGGAGCCGGCCAATCAGGGCGCGTGGCCGACGCTCGGGTTGACGCTGCCCGAAGTGCTGCCCGACCATTTCACCGGCATCAAGCGGATCTCCCGGCGGGCGATGTCGGCACCGTCGTCGGGCTCGTCGAAGGTGCACGCCGTCGAACAGCAGGAGATCATCGACGAGGCGTTCGCCTAG
- a CDS encoding NAD(P)-dependent malic enzyme produces MVEEAAVSSPESSSSTRTPQVVVEDSEIFDSHEGGKLSVELKYPLDTQRALSIAYTPGVAQVSRAIATDRTLAAKYTWAHRLVAVVSDGSAVLGLGDIGAAASLPVMEGKSALFKAFAGLDSIPIVLDTKDPDEIVETLIRLRPTFGAVNLEDISAPRCFEIERRVIEALDCPVMHDDQHGTAIVVLAALTGACTVLDRDMSALRVVVSGAGAAGVACTNILLAKGIKDITVLDSKGIIGADRTDLNPFKAELAERTNPSGRTGGLAEALDGADMFLGLSAGVVPEELIATMAPNGIVFALSNPDPEIHPDAARKHAAVVATGRSDFPNQINNVLAFPGVFRGALDAHARRITEKMKVAAAEAIFSVVGDDLAVDHIVPSALDPRVGPAVAAAVAAAAQEPVG; encoded by the coding sequence GTGGTTGAAGAAGCAGCTGTGTCCTCGCCCGAGTCGTCCTCGTCGACGCGGACCCCGCAGGTTGTCGTCGAGGACAGCGAGATCTTCGACTCGCACGAGGGTGGCAAGCTCTCGGTCGAGCTGAAGTATCCGCTGGACACCCAGCGTGCGCTGTCGATCGCGTACACCCCGGGGGTCGCGCAGGTCAGCCGGGCCATCGCCACCGATCGCACGCTGGCGGCCAAGTACACGTGGGCGCACCGACTGGTGGCCGTGGTCAGCGACGGCAGTGCCGTGCTTGGTCTCGGCGACATCGGGGCCGCCGCGTCACTGCCGGTGATGGAGGGCAAGAGCGCGCTGTTCAAAGCCTTCGCCGGGCTGGATTCCATCCCGATCGTGCTGGACACCAAGGACCCCGACGAGATCGTCGAGACGTTGATCCGGCTGCGCCCGACGTTCGGTGCGGTCAACCTGGAGGACATCTCCGCGCCGCGCTGCTTCGAGATCGAGCGCCGCGTCATCGAAGCTCTGGACTGCCCGGTCATGCACGACGACCAGCACGGCACCGCCATCGTGGTGCTCGCCGCGCTGACCGGCGCGTGCACGGTGCTCGACCGCGACATGAGCGCGCTTCGGGTGGTGGTCTCGGGCGCCGGCGCGGCCGGTGTGGCCTGCACCAACATCCTGCTGGCCAAGGGCATCAAGGACATCACCGTCCTCGACTCCAAGGGCATCATCGGCGCCGACCGCACCGACCTCAACCCGTTCAAGGCCGAATTGGCCGAGCGCACCAACCCGAGTGGGCGCACCGGCGGTCTGGCCGAGGCGCTCGACGGCGCCGACATGTTCCTCGGCCTGTCGGCCGGAGTGGTGCCCGAGGAACTCATCGCGACGATGGCGCCCAACGGCATCGTGTTCGCGCTGTCGAATCCCGACCCCGAGATCCACCCCGATGCTGCGCGCAAGCACGCCGCGGTGGTGGCCACGGGTCGCAGCGACTTCCCGAACCAGATCAACAACGTCCTGGCCTTCCCCGGCGTGTTCCGGGGTGCGCTCGACGCGCATGCCCGCCGCATCACCGAGAAGATGAAGGTGGCTGCCGCGGAAGCGATTTTCTCCGTCGTCGGCGATGATCTGGCCGTCGACCACATCGTGCCCTCCGCGCTGGACCCAAGGGTGGGTCCCGCGGTCGCGGCGGCGGTGGCCGCAGCAGCGCAGGAACCGGTCGGCTGA
- the corA gene encoding magnesium/cobalt transporter CorA: MPSFRTRSREHRASDVGVTDAVVDCGVYSDGARIPGRYTHRDALDKVREIEAAGRDAFVWIGLHEPDEQQMQAVAEVYSLHRLAVEDAVHAHQRPKLERYDDTLFLVLKTVTYVEHESMAKAREIVETGEIMIFVGPDFVVTVRHGDHSGLAGVRKRLEASPSTLELGPYSVMHAIADSVVDSYLDVTELIEGDIDVMEENIFSPRSQTNIESIYLLKREVLEMRRAVGPLATDLQRIGAEHADLINVEIRRYMGDVLDHTIKAADRIAGYDDLLSSLVQAALGKVALQQNLDMRKISAWVAIAAVPTAMAGIYGMNFEHMPELEWAWGYPAVLVLMVLVCVSLYRTFRRNDWL, encoded by the coding sequence ATGCCGTCGTTTCGGACCCGATCGCGCGAGCACCGCGCCTCCGACGTCGGCGTGACCGACGCGGTGGTGGACTGCGGCGTCTACAGCGACGGCGCCCGGATACCGGGCCGCTACACCCACCGCGACGCGCTGGACAAGGTCCGCGAGATCGAGGCCGCCGGCCGCGACGCCTTCGTGTGGATCGGCTTGCACGAACCCGACGAACAGCAGATGCAGGCCGTCGCCGAGGTGTACTCGCTGCATCGGCTCGCCGTCGAGGATGCGGTGCACGCCCACCAGCGCCCCAAACTCGAACGCTACGACGACACGTTGTTCCTGGTGCTCAAGACGGTGACCTACGTCGAGCACGAATCCATGGCCAAGGCGCGCGAGATCGTCGAGACCGGCGAGATCATGATCTTCGTCGGACCCGACTTCGTCGTCACCGTGCGCCACGGGGACCACAGCGGCCTGGCCGGGGTGCGCAAACGCCTCGAGGCATCCCCGTCCACACTGGAGCTCGGCCCCTACTCCGTCATGCACGCGATCGCCGACAGCGTCGTCGACAGCTACCTCGACGTCACCGAGCTCATCGAGGGTGACATCGACGTGATGGAGGAGAACATCTTCTCGCCGCGTTCGCAGACCAACATCGAGAGCATCTACCTGCTCAAGCGGGAGGTCCTCGAGATGCGCCGGGCCGTCGGCCCGCTGGCCACCGACCTGCAGCGCATCGGCGCCGAGCACGCCGACCTGATCAACGTGGAGATCCGCCGCTACATGGGCGACGTGCTCGACCACACCATCAAGGCCGCCGACCGCATCGCCGGCTACGACGATCTGCTCAGCTCTCTGGTGCAGGCCGCGCTCGGCAAGGTCGCGCTGCAGCAGAACCTGGACATGCGCAAGATCTCGGCCTGGGTGGCCATCGCCGCGGTGCCGACCGCGATGGCGGGAATCTACGGGATGAACTTCGAGCACATGCCCGAGCTGGAATGGGCGTGGGGCTACCCCGCCGTGCTGGTGCTGATGGTGCTGGTCTGCGTGTCGCTGTACCGCACGTTCCGGCGCAACGACTGGTTGTGA
- a CDS encoding DUF732 domain-containing protein, with translation MNLTYLAVVGLVASAMTAGAVLTAAPAQADTGADVFLAALRDSGIDIVDDAAAVRVGQSVCPLLVEPGQNAANVAAEVADALGRPLGPATIFTGLAIQIFCPRAVTALTDGRPFSFFG, from the coding sequence ATGAACCTGACGTACTTGGCGGTGGTGGGACTGGTCGCCTCGGCGATGACGGCCGGCGCCGTGCTCACCGCGGCACCTGCGCAGGCCGACACCGGAGCCGACGTGTTCCTGGCCGCGCTGCGCGACTCCGGCATCGACATCGTCGATGACGCCGCCGCGGTGCGGGTGGGCCAGTCGGTGTGCCCCCTGCTGGTCGAGCCCGGCCAGAACGCCGCCAACGTCGCCGCCGAGGTGGCCGACGCGCTGGGCCGACCGCTCGGGCCGGCCACGATCTTCACCGGCCTGGCCATCCAGATCTTCTGCCCCCGCGCGGTTACCGCGTTGACCGACGGCCGCCCTTTCTCGTTCTTCGGCTGA